The following proteins are co-located in the Agromyces laixinhei genome:
- a CDS encoding succinic semialdehyde dehydrogenase translates to MRAQTVSPALFASLDDDVVASGSETVSVPTPSTGETLHELPRSSADDVRDAFARARLAQLAWARVGFAERRRVLLRAHDLILERREMLLDLIQLESGKTRGQAFEEIFAAVSVTRYNALAARKVLRSRPVRSGLPTVATSRVRYRPKGVAGVITPWNFALSLVAMDVIPALAAGCGVVQKADDQGALSILALRRAFIDAGVPAALWAVVAGPAAEVGEALTDVADFICFTGSTATGRTIGEKAGRRLVGASLELGGKNALLVLDDVDPGQAAANAAHAAFSAMGQLCVSVERIYVQRKVAGPFQRALIERLRAARLGSELDFDADFGSLASAAQLARVQAHLDDAVEKGAVVLVGGKHRPDIGPWFFEPTVLTGVTPDMLVYAEETFGAIASLYLVDGDDEAVLAANAGDYGLNAAVFTRSAGRARRVADAIEAGSVNINEGYRGSFASVAAPMGGVKQSGLGRRNGEAGMLRFVEPVTISSTTGLLQLPRTGREYEQQAPLLMLLAQALKALRLR, encoded by the coding sequence ATGCGTGCCCAAACCGTCTCCCCCGCCCTGTTCGCGAGCCTCGACGACGATGTCGTCGCTTCGGGCTCCGAGACCGTCTCCGTGCCGACCCCGTCAACGGGCGAGACTCTGCATGAACTGCCGCGTTCGAGCGCCGACGACGTGCGCGACGCCTTCGCCCGAGCACGTCTCGCACAGCTCGCGTGGGCCCGCGTCGGCTTCGCCGAACGCCGTCGCGTGCTGTTGCGGGCGCACGACCTCATCTTGGAGCGCCGCGAGATGCTGCTCGACCTCATCCAGCTCGAGAGCGGCAAGACCCGCGGCCAGGCGTTCGAGGAGATCTTCGCGGCGGTCTCCGTCACCCGGTACAACGCACTCGCGGCCCGCAAGGTGCTCCGCAGCCGCCCCGTTCGCTCAGGCCTGCCGACCGTTGCGACCAGCCGGGTGCGATACCGCCCGAAGGGCGTCGCGGGCGTCATCACGCCGTGGAACTTCGCGCTCAGTCTCGTCGCGATGGACGTCATTCCCGCGCTCGCCGCCGGTTGCGGCGTCGTGCAGAAGGCCGACGACCAGGGCGCCCTCTCGATCCTCGCGCTGCGACGCGCCTTCATCGACGCCGGCGTTCCCGCCGCGCTCTGGGCGGTCGTCGCCGGGCCGGCGGCCGAGGTCGGCGAAGCGCTGACGGATGTCGCGGACTTCATCTGCTTCACGGGCTCGACGGCCACCGGCCGCACGATCGGCGAGAAGGCGGGCCGACGCCTCGTCGGCGCCTCGCTCGAACTCGGCGGGAAGAACGCCCTGCTCGTGCTCGACGATGTCGACCCCGGGCAGGCCGCGGCGAACGCCGCGCACGCCGCCTTCTCTGCCATGGGCCAGCTCTGCGTCTCGGTCGAGCGCATCTACGTGCAGCGGAAGGTCGCCGGCCCGTTCCAGCGTGCGCTCATCGAGCGACTGCGGGCAGCTCGGCTCGGCTCGGAGCTCGACTTCGACGCCGACTTCGGATCGCTCGCGAGCGCCGCGCAACTCGCCCGGGTGCAGGCGCATCTCGACGATGCGGTCGAGAAGGGCGCCGTGGTGCTCGTCGGCGGCAAGCACCGGCCCGACATCGGACCGTGGTTCTTCGAGCCGACGGTGCTCACCGGCGTCACGCCGGACATGCTCGTGTACGCCGAAGAGACCTTCGGGGCGATCGCCTCGCTCTACCTCGTCGATGGCGACGACGAGGCTGTGCTCGCGGCCAACGCGGGCGACTACGGCCTGAACGCCGCCGTCTTCACGCGCTCCGCCGGCCGGGCGCGCCGTGTCGCCGACGCGATCGAGGCCGGCAGCGTCAACATCAATGAGGGGTACCGCGGCTCGTTCGCCTCGGTCGCCGCGCCGATGGGCGGCGTCAAGCAGTCGGGCCTCGGTCGGCGCAATGGCGAGGCGGGTATGCTGCGCTTCGTCGAGCCCGTCACGATCTCATCGACGACCGGCCTGCTGCAGCTGCCGCGCACGGGGCGGGAGTACGAACAGCAGGCACCGCTGCTCATGCTGCTCGCCCAGGCGCTGAAGGCACTGCGGCTGCGCTGA
- a CDS encoding MFS transporter, whose product MAASERTLSRGVVTRYAIGSIGTGGFATLPGLVLVYYLTDTLGVTALVAGLVVTAAKVWDVVIDPWIGERSDRALARTGTRRTWMIVGALALPVGFAATFAVPAGLDPGASGIWVFLAFLTTATAFSIFQVPYVALPAEITADYDARTRLLTWRVVVLTLAILLFGAGGPEVRAAFDDERTGYLVMALVAGLVIGAGMFVAATTAAKAGAPELSASTDAAPRRDIRAGYAEGFAALRRSAAFRALLAAFVLQGLATGLMLAGAQFVATWVLRDERAVTLLFVALIGPAVLFAPVWQAVAARVGKERGFALASTLFGLAALSLVGMIWGPGAWVYVPVALAGAGYAGMQSLPMAMLPDVISHDASTHGIGRAGSFGGVWTAGETAGMALGATVLTIVLAMTGYAESTGSQTVTQSPAAIAGIAISFSVIPALLVAASLVALRRYPLRRGDIEADAVAPTAETVA is encoded by the coding sequence ATGGCCGCATCGGAGCGAACCCTGTCCCGCGGTGTCGTGACCCGCTATGCGATCGGATCCATCGGCACCGGGGGCTTCGCCACACTGCCCGGCCTCGTGCTCGTGTACTACCTCACCGACACGCTCGGGGTGACCGCACTGGTCGCCGGACTCGTCGTCACCGCCGCGAAGGTGTGGGATGTCGTGATCGACCCGTGGATCGGCGAGCGCAGCGACCGAGCGCTCGCGCGCACCGGCACGCGCCGAACCTGGATGATCGTCGGCGCCCTCGCGCTGCCCGTCGGATTCGCGGCGACCTTCGCGGTGCCGGCCGGACTCGACCCCGGGGCGTCCGGCATCTGGGTGTTCCTCGCCTTCCTCACGACGGCCACGGCGTTCAGCATCTTCCAGGTGCCCTACGTCGCGCTGCCGGCCGAGATCACCGCCGACTACGACGCCCGCACGCGGTTGCTCACCTGGCGCGTCGTCGTGCTCACGCTCGCGATCCTGCTCTTCGGCGCCGGCGGCCCCGAGGTGCGGGCGGCCTTCGACGACGAGCGCACGGGGTACCTCGTGATGGCGCTCGTCGCGGGCCTCGTGATCGGCGCGGGCATGTTCGTCGCCGCGACGACGGCTGCGAAGGCCGGTGCGCCCGAGCTCAGTGCATCGACGGATGCCGCGCCGCGCCGCGACATCCGTGCCGGCTACGCCGAGGGCTTCGCAGCGCTGCGGCGGAGCGCCGCGTTCCGCGCGCTGCTCGCCGCATTCGTGCTGCAGGGACTCGCGACCGGACTCATGCTCGCCGGTGCCCAGTTCGTCGCGACCTGGGTGCTCCGCGACGAGCGAGCGGTCACCTTGCTCTTCGTGGCGCTCATCGGCCCGGCCGTGCTCTTCGCGCCGGTCTGGCAGGCGGTGGCAGCCCGCGTCGGCAAAGAGCGCGGCTTCGCGCTCGCGAGCACGCTCTTCGGCCTCGCGGCGCTCAGCCTCGTCGGCATGATCTGGGGGCCCGGGGCTTGGGTCTACGTGCCCGTCGCGCTCGCCGGCGCGGGCTATGCGGGCATGCAGTCGCTGCCGATGGCGATGCTGCCCGACGTGATCTCGCACGACGCCAGCACGCACGGCATCGGCCGCGCCGGCAGCTTCGGCGGGGTCTGGACCGCCGGCGAGACGGCCGGCATGGCGCTCGGCGCCACGGTGCTCACGATCGTGCTCGCGATGACGGGCTACGCGGAGTCGACCGGCTCCCAGACGGTGACCCAGTCGCCGGCCGCGATCGCGGGCATCGCGATCAGCTTCAGCGTGATCCCCGCGCTGCTCGTGGCCGCGAGCCTCGTGGCGCTGCGCAGGTACCCGCTCCGGCGCGGCGATATCGAGGCCGACGCCGTCGCACCGACTGCGGAGACGGTGGCATGA
- the dapE gene encoding succinyl-diaminopimelate desuccinylase, whose amino-acid sequence MPAHTPLTLDLAADSVAITQAICDVPSVSGDETLLADLVEQAFAGASHLEVFRDGDTVVARTNLGRERRVVIAGHLDTVPINGNVPTRFETEDGVDYLWGRGTVDMKAGVAVQLKLALELTEPVVDVTWMWYDNEEVAASLNGLGRLSRNRPDLFAGDFAILGEPSNGQVEGGCNGTLRAEVRTAGLRAHSARSWVGENAIHKLAPALTRLAEYEAETVEVDGLAYREGLNAVLVSGGIAGNVIPDEAVLTVNYRFAPSRSVAEASALVTSFFDGFDVAIVDSAEGARPGLDDPLAQQFVRAVGAEPRPKYGWTDVARFSALGIPAVNFGPGDPLKAHADDERVDVRQIRHTETALRAWLTGVTA is encoded by the coding sequence ATGCCCGCCCACACGCCGCTCACGCTCGACCTGGCCGCCGATTCCGTCGCCATCACGCAGGCGATCTGCGATGTGCCGAGCGTGTCGGGCGATGAGACGCTGCTCGCCGACCTCGTCGAACAGGCGTTTGCCGGGGCGTCCCACCTCGAGGTGTTCCGCGACGGCGACACCGTGGTCGCACGCACGAACCTCGGTCGCGAGCGCCGGGTCGTGATCGCCGGCCACCTCGACACCGTGCCGATCAACGGCAACGTGCCGACTCGGTTCGAGACCGAAGACGGCGTCGACTACCTGTGGGGGCGCGGCACGGTCGACATGAAGGCCGGCGTCGCGGTGCAGCTGAAGCTCGCGCTCGAGCTCACCGAACCCGTCGTCGACGTCACGTGGATGTGGTACGACAACGAGGAGGTCGCGGCATCGCTGAACGGACTCGGCCGACTCTCGCGCAACCGGCCCGACCTCTTCGCCGGCGACTTCGCGATCCTCGGCGAACCGTCGAACGGGCAGGTCGAGGGCGGCTGCAACGGCACCCTCCGCGCTGAGGTGCGCACCGCCGGGCTGCGGGCGCACTCGGCGCGCAGCTGGGTGGGCGAGAACGCCATCCACAAGCTCGCTCCGGCGCTCACGCGGCTTGCGGAGTACGAGGCCGAGACCGTCGAGGTCGACGGGCTCGCCTACCGCGAGGGGCTGAACGCCGTGCTCGTTTCGGGCGGCATTGCGGGCAACGTGATTCCCGACGAGGCCGTGCTCACGGTCAACTACCGTTTCGCGCCGAGCCGCAGCGTGGCCGAGGCATCCGCCCTCGTGACCTCGTTCTTCGACGGCTTCGACGTTGCGATCGTCGACAGCGCAGAAGGGGCACGGCCCGGACTCGACGATCCGCTCGCGCAGCAGTTCGTGCGCGCGGTCGGCGCAGAGCCGCGCCCCAAGTACGGCTGGACGGATGTCGCTCGCTTCAGCGCCCTCGGCATCCCGGCGGTGAACTTCGGCCCCGGCGACCCCCTCAAGGCGCACGCCGACGATGAACGGGTCGATGTCCGGCAGATCCGGCACACCGAGACGGCGCTCCGCGCCTGGCTGACCGGCGTCACCGCCTGA
- a CDS encoding DUF3117 domain-containing protein translates to MAAMKPRTGDGPMEAVKEGRLIIVRVPLEGGGRLVVSVNDAEAKELYDVLGGVVNPA, encoded by the coding sequence ATGGCGGCCATGAAGCCACGCACCGGAGATGGGCCGATGGAGGCCGTGAAGGAGGGTCGACTCATCATCGTTCGAGTTCCACTCGAGGGTGGCGGGCGCCTCGTCGTCTCGGTGAACGATGCTGAGGCCAAGGAGCTCTACGACGTCCTCGGCGGCGTCGTGAATCCCGCCTGA
- a CDS encoding O-methyltransferase, whose amino-acid sequence MTDHDLNWKYVDDSVAVPESIARARLQSLELGIDPVSPAIGAQLAVLAAASRAESIIEVGTGVGVSGLWMMQAARRALLTSIDTETEYQQHARQHFADAGVAAARVRLIAGRASEVLPRMNESSYDIVFIDADAPSVIEYAEHGLRLAKPGGIVLVARALWKGRVSDPARRDESANAYRSLISELATSTAVATAISPAGDGLLQIVKLGV is encoded by the coding sequence GTGACCGATCACGACCTGAACTGGAAGTACGTCGACGACTCGGTCGCCGTGCCCGAATCGATCGCAAGGGCTCGCCTGCAATCGCTGGAGCTCGGCATCGATCCGGTGTCGCCGGCCATCGGCGCGCAACTCGCCGTGCTCGCCGCGGCATCTCGCGCCGAGTCGATCATCGAGGTCGGCACCGGTGTCGGCGTCTCTGGCCTCTGGATGATGCAGGCGGCCCGGCGCGCCCTCCTCACGTCGATCGACACCGAGACCGAGTATCAGCAGCACGCCCGGCAGCATTTCGCCGACGCGGGCGTCGCGGCCGCGCGTGTGCGGCTCATCGCCGGTCGCGCGAGCGAAGTGCTGCCGCGCATGAACGAGAGCTCGTACGACATCGTCTTCATCGACGCCGACGCCCCGTCGGTCATCGAGTATGCGGAGCACGGCCTTCGCCTGGCCAAGCCCGGCGGCATCGTGCTCGTCGCGCGTGCGCTCTGGAAGGGCCGGGTGTCCGACCCCGCGCGCCGCGACGAATCGGCGAACGCCTACCGCTCGCTCATCTCGGAGCTCGCGACGTCGACGGCCGTGGCCACCGCGATCTCGCCCGCCGGCGACGGCCTGCTGCAGATCGTCAAGCTCGGCGTCTGA
- a CDS encoding DUF1003 domain-containing protein: MARADDERRFDTPKGTRRSRSFRGSGDSDRFGRFTEWVARGMGTPGFLLGLSVFAIGWMGWNTFAPEELRFDSFAIGFTALTLMLSLQASYAAPLILLAQNRQDDRDRVQIEQDRQRAERNLADTEYLAREVVALRLAMKDLASRDFIRSELRSIIEELDRRDEEEAEHAGR; encoded by the coding sequence ATGGCACGCGCTGACGACGAGCGTCGATTCGACACCCCGAAGGGCACCCGCCGCTCCAGGTCCTTCCGCGGCTCGGGCGACAGCGACCGCTTCGGTCGCTTCACCGAGTGGGTCGCGCGCGGCATGGGCACCCCCGGGTTCCTGCTCGGGCTTTCGGTGTTCGCGATCGGCTGGATGGGGTGGAACACCTTCGCCCCCGAGGAGTTGCGGTTCGACTCGTTCGCGATCGGCTTCACCGCCCTCACCCTGATGCTCTCCCTGCAGGCCTCGTACGCCGCGCCCCTCATCCTGCTCGCGCAGAACCGCCAAGACGACCGCGACCGCGTGCAGATCGAGCAGGACCGCCAGCGTGCCGAGCGCAATCTCGCCGACACCGAGTACCTCGCCCGCGAGGTCGTGGCGCTTCGCCTCGCGATGAAAGACCTGGCGTCGCGCGACTTCATCCGCTCCGAGCTGCGCTCGATCATCGAGGAGCTCGACCGACGCGACGAGGAGGAGGCGGAGCATGCCGGCCGCTGA
- a CDS encoding Mrp/NBP35 family ATP-binding protein, which produces MPAAEPGATDPAALEAAVRFALTGVIDPEIRKPVTDLDMVDHVVALDGGRVEVGIRLTIVGCPASDRIERDVRAAAESVVGDGNAEVVLSVMTPEQRSALTERLRGGRAARGNPFGPGSLTRVIAVTSGKGGVGKSTITANLAVALAARGLSVGLVDADVHGFSIPGLLGLVDDAGLAARPTRVDEMILPPVAHGVKVISIGMFVEPSEEGGRASSVAVAWRGPMLHRTLSQFLTDVYFGDLDVLLVDLPPGTGDVAISLGQLLPNAEVLVVTTPQPAAADVAERSGVVARQTGQKLVGVVENMAGFAQPGGEVLDLFGAGGGAIVAERLSEGQPVPVPLLASVPLSVALRRGGDEGIPVVLAEPDDPAARAIEQIAAQLASVPRSLAGRRLDVTVR; this is translated from the coding sequence ATGCCGGCCGCTGAGCCCGGTGCCACAGACCCGGCCGCGCTCGAGGCGGCCGTGCGTTTCGCGCTCACCGGCGTCATCGACCCCGAGATCCGCAAGCCCGTCACCGATCTCGACATGGTCGATCACGTCGTCGCCCTCGACGGTGGTCGCGTCGAGGTCGGTATCCGCCTGACGATCGTCGGATGCCCCGCCTCCGACCGCATCGAACGCGATGTGCGAGCGGCCGCCGAATCCGTCGTCGGCGACGGCAACGCCGAGGTCGTGCTCTCGGTCATGACGCCCGAGCAACGCTCCGCCCTCACCGAACGCCTCCGCGGCGGCCGTGCTGCGCGCGGCAACCCCTTCGGGCCCGGCAGCCTCACCCGGGTCATCGCGGTCACGAGCGGGAAGGGCGGGGTCGGCAAGTCGACGATCACCGCGAACCTCGCCGTCGCGCTCGCGGCCCGGGGTCTCTCGGTGGGGCTCGTCGATGCCGACGTGCACGGCTTCTCGATCCCCGGGCTTCTCGGTCTCGTCGACGATGCCGGCCTCGCCGCCCGGCCGACGCGGGTCGACGAGATGATCCTGCCGCCCGTCGCGCACGGGGTGAAGGTCATCTCGATCGGCATGTTCGTCGAACCGAGCGAAGAGGGCGGGCGCGCGTCATCCGTCGCCGTCGCCTGGCGCGGGCCGATGCTGCACCGCACGCTGTCGCAGTTCCTGACCGACGTGTACTTCGGCGACCTCGACGTGCTGCTCGTCGACCTGCCGCCGGGCACAGGCGACGTCGCGATCTCGCTCGGGCAGTTGCTGCCCAACGCCGAGGTGCTCGTCGTGACGACCCCGCAGCCCGCGGCAGCCGACGTCGCCGAGCGTTCTGGGGTCGTCGCGCGACAGACGGGGCAGAAGCTCGTCGGTGTCGTCGAGAACATGGCCGGGTTCGCACAGCCCGGCGGCGAGGTCCTCGACCTCTTCGGCGCCGGCGGGGGCGCGATCGTGGCCGAACGTCTCTCGGAGGGCCAGCCCGTACCCGTGCCGCTCCTCGCGAGCGTGCCGCTCAGCGTGGCCCTTCGCCGCGGCGGCGACGAGGGCATCCCGGTCGTGCTCGCAGAGCCCGATGACCCCGCTGCCCGCGCGATCGAGCAGATCGCCGCGCAACTCGCCTCGGTGCCGCGCTCGCTGGCCGGCCGACGTCTCGATGTCACCGTGCGGTGA
- a CDS encoding TMEM175 family protein → MIRRRQHPDATQATTRLEAFTDGVFAIAATLLVLDLTTHALGEVDSDAQLWAALGGMWELFLNFGVSFIVLCLLWMTHVQQFESIARVDAVMTWLNNGRLLFVVLVPFTTGVATEYSEYYAGRMLMPITFFLAILFSWLQWRWAVHHRSDLMPDLPEQDVRTLDRGSLSAVILATSVVVLSPWLGSAAFLMFTLDSLLTRALRTRSAGAGTTTG, encoded by the coding sequence GTGATCAGGCGGCGGCAGCACCCGGATGCGACTCAGGCCACCACGCGCCTCGAGGCGTTCACCGACGGCGTGTTCGCGATCGCCGCGACGCTGCTCGTGCTCGACCTCACGACCCACGCCCTCGGCGAGGTCGACAGCGACGCCCAACTGTGGGCGGCACTGGGCGGCATGTGGGAGCTGTTCCTCAACTTCGGGGTCAGCTTCATCGTGCTGTGCCTGCTGTGGATGACCCATGTGCAGCAGTTCGAGAGCATCGCCCGGGTCGACGCCGTGATGACCTGGCTCAACAACGGCCGACTGCTGTTCGTCGTGCTCGTGCCCTTCACGACCGGTGTCGCGACCGAGTACTCGGAGTACTACGCCGGGCGCATGCTGATGCCCATCACCTTCTTCCTCGCCATCCTGTTCAGCTGGCTGCAGTGGCGCTGGGCCGTGCACCACCGCAGCGACCTGATGCCCGACCTTCCCGAGCAGGATGTGCGCACGCTCGATCGCGGATCCCTCAGCGCGGTCATCCTCGCCACCTCGGTGGTGGTGCTGTCGCCGTGGCTCGGATCCGCGGCGTTCCTGATGTTCACCCTCGACAGTCTGCTCACGCGGGCGTTGCGCACGCGCAGTGCCGGAGCCGGGACCACGACCGGCTGA
- a CDS encoding magnesium transporter MgtE N-terminal domain-containing protein: protein MSATRVFVARLAGCAVFDPAGDRVGKVRDVLVVYRKNDPPRVVGLIVEIPGKRRVFLSIGRVTSIGGGQIITTGLINLRRFEQRGGEVRVIAEMLGRKVAFTDGSGDATIEDVAIEELEPGEWQVDQLFVRRPKGASPFSKGQSAYVTWREVRELTTSGEAQSAEHLIASYSELKPADLANTLLDLPVQRRQEVAEELSDDRLADVLEEMPEADQVVILAGLGDDRAADVLDHMQPDDAADLIAQLPEERGEHLLELMEPEEADDVRFLLSYGPDTAGGLMTTEPIIVSADATVAEGLALIRRHDLPPALGAAICVTLPPYEPPTGRFLGFVHFQRMLRYPPHERLGTLIDQGLEPVRADTSAAEVSRILASYDLVSVPVVDEKHRLVGVVTIDDVLDYLLPDDWRSHPEDAEVGRRAAARAQMTTGSIPIPHGRRAGDGTR from the coding sequence GTGAGTGCCACGAGAGTCTTCGTCGCCCGACTCGCCGGGTGCGCCGTATTCGACCCCGCCGGTGATCGGGTCGGCAAGGTGCGCGACGTCCTCGTCGTGTACCGCAAGAACGACCCTCCGCGCGTCGTCGGCCTCATCGTCGAGATTCCCGGCAAGCGCCGCGTGTTCCTCTCGATCGGCCGGGTGACCTCGATCGGCGGCGGGCAGATCATCACGACCGGCCTCATCAACCTGCGCCGCTTCGAACAGCGCGGCGGCGAGGTGCGCGTGATCGCCGAGATGCTCGGTCGCAAGGTCGCGTTCACCGACGGTTCCGGGGACGCCACGATCGAAGACGTCGCGATCGAAGAGCTCGAGCCAGGCGAGTGGCAGGTCGACCAGCTCTTCGTGCGCCGCCCGAAGGGAGCTTCGCCGTTCTCGAAGGGCCAGTCGGCCTACGTGACGTGGCGAGAGGTGCGCGAGCTCACGACCAGCGGTGAGGCGCAGTCGGCCGAGCACCTCATCGCGAGCTATTCCGAACTGAAGCCCGCCGACCTCGCCAACACGCTCCTCGATCTGCCGGTGCAGCGCCGTCAGGAGGTCGCCGAAGAGCTCTCCGACGACCGGCTCGCCGACGTGCTCGAAGAGATGCCGGAGGCCGACCAGGTCGTGATCCTCGCCGGTCTCGGTGACGACCGGGCCGCCGACGTGCTCGACCACATGCAGCCCGACGACGCCGCCGACCTCATCGCGCAACTCCCCGAAGAGCGCGGCGAGCACCTGCTCGAGCTCATGGAACCCGAAGAGGCCGACGATGTGCGCTTCCTCCTCTCCTACGGGCCCGACACCGCCGGCGGTCTCATGACGACCGAGCCGATCATCGTCTCGGCCGACGCGACCGTCGCCGAGGGACTCGCGCTCATCCGCCGCCACGACCTGCCGCCCGCTCTCGGCGCCGCGATCTGCGTGACGCTGCCGCCGTACGAGCCGCCCACCGGGCGATTCCTCGGCTTCGTGCACTTCCAGCGCATGCTGCGCTATCCCCCGCACGAGCGCCTCGGCACCCTCATCGACCAGGGCCTCGAGCCTGTGCGTGCCGACACTTCGGCCGCCGAAGTCAGCCGCATCCTCGCGAGCTATGACCTCGTCTCGGTGCCCGTCGTCGACGAGAAGCATCGACTCGTCGGGGTGGTGACGATTGACGACGTGCTCGACTACCTCCTGCCAGATGACTGGCGAAGTCATCCCGAAGACGCCGAGGTGGGGCGCCGCGCAGCCGCGCGTGCCCAGATGACGACGGGGAGCATCCCCATCCCACACGGAAGGAGGGCGGGAGATGGCACGCGCTGA
- a CDS encoding pyridoxal phosphate-dependent decarboxylase family protein — protein sequence MMHGFRRDAPEILAELEALRAADAPTHGGRVLSYVYDSGLAELDELAADAARLVQPVNGLDPTTFTSVAAMEVGVVGFARRVLGGAEDDEIAGSVTSGGTESCLLAVKSARDLWRSVRAGTPRVPRVVAPVTVHAAFHKAAEYFGLELDLVPVDPATGAVSATAIEERLGDDVALVVVSAPSYPFAALDPVVDVAAITARRGIALHVDACIGGFALAFWPEELPAWNLSVPGVTSLSADLHKYGYAPKGVSVLLTRGRDRQRFQYFATTAWPGYPVVNPTLMGSKPAGPLAAAWAIIEALGDDGFTGLTAQAARATGALREVVAGIEGLTVVGEPTGPLFAVATDESVPAGRRVDPHHWADAARAAGWHLQLQPALTQADGTRLPHTTHLTVTPVTKTVVGELSQALVAAADAVRGEPAVDGAALVAALADSVPGGLDALAGASAGLDSESAAGLLRAFGLLGGVAPDDETTGSAGALPDTLAPVLALVEELPPQLTERLLIELLARVVEPVRDRG from the coding sequence ATGATGCACGGATTTCGTCGCGATGCACCTGAGATCCTCGCCGAACTCGAGGCGCTGCGCGCTGCCGACGCACCGACGCACGGGGGCCGGGTGCTCTCGTACGTGTACGACTCCGGCCTCGCCGAACTCGACGAGCTCGCAGCCGATGCCGCGAGGCTCGTGCAGCCGGTCAACGGCCTCGACCCGACGACGTTCACCTCCGTCGCCGCAATGGAGGTCGGCGTCGTCGGCTTCGCACGGCGGGTGCTCGGCGGGGCGGAAGACGACGAGATCGCCGGCTCGGTCACCTCGGGGGGCACCGAGAGCTGCCTGCTCGCGGTCAAGTCGGCCCGCGACCTGTGGCGTTCGGTTCGTGCGGGCACGCCACGGGTGCCGCGGGTGGTCGCTCCCGTCACCGTGCACGCCGCGTTCCACAAGGCGGCCGAGTACTTCGGGCTCGAGCTCGATCTCGTGCCCGTCGACCCGGCGACGGGCGCCGTCTCGGCCACGGCGATCGAGGAGCGGCTCGGCGACGACGTGGCCCTCGTGGTCGTGAGCGCGCCGTCGTACCCGTTCGCGGCGCTCGACCCGGTCGTGGATGTCGCGGCGATCACCGCCCGGCGGGGCATCGCCCTGCACGTCGACGCGTGCATCGGCGGCTTCGCACTCGCCTTCTGGCCCGAGGAACTGCCGGCGTGGAACCTGTCGGTGCCCGGCGTCACGAGCCTTTCAGCCGACCTGCACAAGTACGGGTACGCGCCGAAGGGCGTTTCGGTGCTGCTCACGAGGGGGCGTGATCGGCAGCGGTTCCAGTACTTCGCGACGACCGCGTGGCCGGGCTACCCCGTCGTGAACCCGACGCTCATGGGCTCGAAGCCCGCCGGACCGCTCGCCGCGGCGTGGGCGATCATCGAGGCGCTCGGCGACGACGGATTCACGGGCCTCACCGCGCAGGCGGCGCGCGCGACCGGCGCGCTGCGCGAGGTCGTCGCGGGCATCGAGGGGTTGACGGTGGTCGGCGAGCCGACGGGCCCGCTCTTCGCCGTCGCCACCGACGAGTCGGTGCCGGCCGGCCGCCGGGTCGACCCGCACCATTGGGCGGATGCCGCGCGCGCGGCCGGCTGGCACCTGCAACTGCAACCCGCCCTCACCCAGGCCGACGGCACGCGCCTGCCGCACACGACCCACCTCACGGTGACACCCGTGACGAAGACCGTGGTCGGCGAGCTGTCGCAGGCACTCGTCGCCGCGGCCGACGCCGTGCGCGGCGAGCCGGCCGTCGACGGGGCGGCTCTCGTTGCAGCGCTCGCAGACTCGGTGCCCGGCGGTCTCGACGCGCTCGCCGGAGCATCCGCCGGTCTCGACTCGGAGAGCGCGGCAGGTCTCCTGCGCGCGTTCGGGCTGCTCGGCGGCGTCGCTCCGGATGACGAGACCACGGGTTCGGCCGGCGCCCTGCCCGACACGCTCGCACCGGTGCTGGCGCTCGTCGAAGAGCTGCCGCCCCAGCTCACCGAGCGGTTGCTCATCGAGCTGCTCGCGCGGGTCGTGGAGCCGGTCAGGGATCGAGGATGA
- a CDS encoding twin-arginine translocase TatA/TatE family subunit encodes MFGLTFEKLLIVGVIAVFLLGPERLPHYAAQLGRLVRSLRDMANGAKDRMRNEMGSDFDDVDWKKLDPRQYDPRRIIREALTDVDPFAEEAPTPTVARTSAGENSAYLQQKRGREPLGPEQPAPFDSEAT; translated from the coding sequence GTGTTCGGTCTGACGTTCGAGAAGCTCCTCATCGTAGGGGTGATCGCCGTCTTCCTGCTCGGGCCCGAGCGGCTGCCGCACTACGCGGCGCAACTCGGCCGGCTCGTCAGATCGCTGCGCGACATGGCCAACGGCGCGAAAGACCGCATGCGCAACGAGATGGGCTCCGACTTCGACGACGTCGACTGGAAGAAGCTCGACCCCCGCCAGTACGACCCGCGACGCATCATCCGCGAGGCGCTCACCGACGTCGACCCGTTCGCCGAGGAGGCCCCGACGCCCACGGTGGCACGAACCTCTGCGGGCGAGAACTCGGCCTACCTGCAGCAGAAGCGGGGGCGCGAACCGCTCGGTCCCGAGCAGCCGGCACCCTTCGACTCCGAAGCGACCTGA